One part of the Desulfonema ishimotonii genome encodes these proteins:
- a CDS encoding FAD-dependent oxidoreductase, producing MAKVIFGAWDNNVIDNRRKKVFEIEEHPEFSDFDEFNPGNPIKAFFGGHGFFIFEKNVNLLDAALQYMERVATESCGKCTPCRVGTQIIKSKLEALTSGQGTPDMLDEIESIAEHVRTTSLCGLGQTATVSLLEMLKFFREELEAEIAKAEPVARQHCTTYVSAPCIEACPSKVDVPRYIDYIKDGKFTHSLGVILQKYPMAATCGRVCVRFCEMACRRTQVDEAVGIKVLKRFVADHEQDMTNEWFSSYMIPEKKDPDLKVAVIGTGPAGIAAAYHLLLRGYPVDVYEAKSVPGGMAATGIPEYRLPNSVLNKEISIIETMGGQIFYNRKMGRDFTVKSLFSNGYKSIFLAIGTHKGKMMRAAGEDPNLDGYDFGVDFLLRINHDYIDKGIPMKLGEKMVVVGGGNVAMDCVRSALRMGVKEVHLVYRRSRREMPADHEEVEAAEKEGVIFHFLTHPTKILSEDGKVKGVGLIEMALGEPDESGRRSVTPVDGSDFVLETDHVIPAIGQQVELGFVTPDEDGVAFNSWGTIKVRDDSLMSTRKGVFAGGDCVTGPATLVQAMAQGEQGARCIDDYLTYGRVRFFPKDRMSQLVADVQPMIASGVNIPVKHEYRVKVRELDPDVRKQIFEEVEKPISVEEAYHEAHRCMRCYRVYSVITEQ from the coding sequence ATGGCAAAAGTGATTTTCGGGGCCTGGGATAACAACGTCATCGATAATCGCAGGAAAAAGGTGTTTGAGATTGAAGAACACCCGGAATTCAGCGATTTTGATGAATTCAATCCGGGAAACCCCATCAAAGCATTTTTCGGCGGGCATGGTTTTTTTATTTTTGAAAAAAATGTCAACCTGCTGGACGCCGCGCTTCAATATATGGAACGGGTGGCAACAGAATCCTGTGGCAAGTGTACCCCGTGCCGGGTCGGCACCCAGATCATCAAATCCAAGCTGGAGGCCCTGACCAGCGGCCAGGGAACGCCCGATATGCTGGATGAAATCGAATCCATCGCCGAACATGTCCGCACCACATCTCTCTGCGGCCTGGGTCAGACGGCCACGGTGTCGCTGCTGGAAATGCTGAAATTTTTCAGAGAGGAGCTGGAGGCGGAGATCGCCAAAGCCGAACCGGTTGCGCGGCAGCACTGCACCACCTATGTCTCGGCCCCCTGCATCGAAGCCTGCCCGTCCAAGGTGGATGTTCCCCGGTACATCGACTACATCAAGGACGGCAAGTTCACCCATTCCCTGGGCGTCATCCTGCAGAAGTATCCCATGGCCGCCACCTGCGGGCGGGTCTGTGTCCGGTTCTGTGAAATGGCCTGCCGCCGGACCCAGGTGGACGAGGCGGTCGGTATCAAGGTCCTCAAACGCTTTGTGGCCGACCATGAGCAGGATATGACCAACGAGTGGTTTTCCTCCTACATGATTCCTGAAAAAAAAGACCCTGATCTGAAGGTGGCGGTCATCGGCACCGGCCCTGCCGGGATTGCGGCTGCGTACCATCTGCTGCTCAGGGGGTATCCCGTGGACGTGTATGAGGCCAAGTCCGTGCCGGGCGGCATGGCGGCCACCGGCATTCCCGAATACCGTCTGCCCAACTCGGTTCTCAACAAGGAAATCAGCATCATTGAGACCATGGGCGGTCAGATTTTCTACAACCGCAAGATGGGCCGAGATTTCACAGTGAAAAGCCTGTTCAGCAACGGGTACAAATCCATTTTCCTGGCCATCGGCACGCACAAGGGGAAGATGATGCGGGCCGCCGGTGAGGATCCGAACCTGGACGGGTATGATTTCGGCGTGGATTTTCTGCTCCGCATCAACCACGATTACATCGACAAGGGCATCCCCATGAAGCTGGGCGAAAAAATGGTGGTGGTCGGCGGCGGAAACGTGGCCATGGACTGCGTCCGCTCTGCCCTTCGCATGGGGGTGAAAGAGGTCCACCTGGTCTACCGCCGGAGCCGCAGGGAAATGCCTGCCGACCATGAAGAGGTCGAGGCTGCCGAGAAAGAGGGCGTGATTTTTCATTTCCTGACCCATCCCACGAAGATTCTCTCCGAGGACGGAAAGGTCAAAGGGGTCGGGCTGATTGAAATGGCCCTGGGAGAACCGGATGAAAGCGGCCGCCGGAGCGTGACCCCCGTTGACGGCTCTGATTTTGTCCTGGAGACCGACCATGTGATTCCGGCCATCGGGCAGCAGGTGGAACTGGGGTTTGTCACGCCGGATGAGGACGGCGTGGCCTTCAACAGCTGGGGGACGATCAAGGTCAGAGACGACTCCCTCATGTCAACCCGCAAGGGCGTTTTCGCAGGCGGCGACTGTGTGACCGGCCCGGCAACGCTGGTTCAGGCCATGGCCCAGGGCGAGCAGGGCGCACGCTGTATCGACGATTATCTGACCTATGGCCGGGTTCGCTTCTTTCCGAAGGACCGGATGAGCCAGCTGGTGGCCGATGTTCAGCCCATGATCGCCTCCGGCGTCAATATCCCGGTAAAACATGAGTACCGGGTCAAGGTCCGGGAACTGGACCCCGATGTCCGCAAGCAGATCTTTGAAGAGGTTGAAAAACCCATTTCCGTAGAGGAAGCCTACCATGAAGCCCACCGGTGTATGCGCTGCTATCGGGTCTATTCCGTAATCACTGAGCAATAA
- a CDS encoding GntR family transcriptional regulator, which translates to MKATNKKKAEKGHTRKAYAGIRQMMFRNEITPGQKIAYRDLAERLGMSQTPIIQALKWLEFQGLVRHEPNRGYYTEPVSLQEVGEIYELRELIEISLLPETLKRMGRDELQQLRSALDAHFEASREIYLCDRLVRDMEFHLTLAALSGRNVQQQALRNLFDLLYLKYGGNILFSTSMERADSDHRELFDAVSDRNLKGARRILSRHIGNVKAHVLKGLERMQGDRPF; encoded by the coding sequence ATGAAGGCAACCAACAAAAAAAAAGCTGAAAAAGGTCACACCCGAAAGGCGTATGCGGGGATCCGGCAGATGATGTTTCGCAACGAGATCACGCCCGGACAGAAGATCGCCTACCGCGATCTGGCCGAACGGCTGGGCATGAGCCAGACCCCCATCATTCAGGCCCTGAAATGGCTCGAATTCCAGGGCCTGGTCCGGCATGAACCGAACCGGGGATATTATACGGAACCCGTCAGCCTTCAGGAGGTCGGAGAAATCTACGAACTCCGGGAGCTGATCGAAATTTCCCTGCTTCCTGAAACCCTGAAGCGGATGGGCAGAGATGAGCTTCAGCAGCTCAGATCAGCCCTTGATGCCCACTTCGAGGCATCCCGTGAGATTTACCTCTGTGACCGTCTGGTCCGGGATATGGAATTTCACCTGACCCTCGCCGCCCTTTCCGGCCGCAACGTTCAGCAGCAGGCCCTGCGCAACCTCTTTGACCTTCTGTATCTGAAATACGGCGGGAATATCCTCTTCTCCACCTCAATGGAGCGGGCAGATTCGGATCACCGGGAGCTGTTTGATGCCGTCTCGGACCGGAACCTGAAGGGGGCCCGCCGCATCCTGTCCCGGCATATCGGCAATGTAAAGGCCCATGTTCTGAAAGGGCTGGAGCGGATGCAGGGAGACAGGCCATTTTAG
- a CDS encoding transketolase C-terminal domain-containing protein has translation MALSFMEGNEAIALGAMAAGCQFFAGYPITPATTIFNNMLSLLPPTGGICLQGEDEIASIGFCLGASMAGMKVMTATSGPGVSLYSEQLSFAVGSEIPIVIVNVQRLGPSTGSATRGADGDIQFMHWGNSGGLPVIVLAPTDIRDCYTLTVHAFNLAEEYRCPVFIAANKEISMTRESVDPDALAIPERRTRRHAPAGKPFLPFGVSDGQLTPDFLPIGDERLVRQTSSTHGASGYITTDPDEIARSQARLEQKLVSATGNFTFFDEYAEPEADTLVIAYGVTARAAKVAAEACKREGKPVSLLVLKTLWPVPEALIRQKAERFRRIVVAEMNLGQYVREIERLLPGKNIQFYGQMDGNLIPPSRIREVISHE, from the coding sequence ATGGCTCTCAGCTTCATGGAAGGTAACGAGGCCATCGCCCTGGGGGCAATGGCTGCGGGGTGCCAGTTTTTTGCCGGGTACCCGATTACCCCGGCAACGACCATCTTCAACAATATGCTCAGCCTTCTCCCGCCCACAGGCGGAATCTGTCTGCAGGGTGAGGATGAGATCGCGTCCATCGGCTTCTGCCTGGGGGCGTCCATGGCCGGAATGAAGGTTATGACGGCCACATCGGGGCCGGGCGTCAGCCTCTACAGTGAACAGCTTTCCTTTGCGGTCGGCAGCGAAATTCCCATCGTCATCGTAAATGTCCAGCGCCTGGGGCCGTCCACCGGTTCGGCCACCAGGGGCGCGGATGGCGACATTCAGTTCATGCACTGGGGGAACAGCGGCGGCCTGCCGGTCATTGTACTGGCCCCCACAGATATCAGGGACTGCTACACCCTGACCGTCCACGCCTTCAATCTGGCCGAAGAATACCGCTGTCCTGTCTTTATCGCGGCCAATAAGGAGATCTCCATGACCCGCGAAAGCGTTGATCCGGATGCGCTGGCAATACCGGAACGCCGCACCCGCCGCCATGCGCCTGCCGGAAAACCGTTTCTCCCTTTCGGTGTTTCCGACGGACAACTGACACCGGACTTCCTGCCCATCGGAGATGAACGGCTTGTGCGGCAAACCTCCTCCACCCACGGTGCCAGCGGCTATATTACCACCGACCCGGATGAGATCGCCCGGTCTCAGGCGCGTCTGGAACAAAAGCTGGTGTCTGCCACAGGGAACTTCACCTTTTTTGATGAATATGCCGAGCCGGAGGCCGACACGCTGGTCATCGCCTATGGCGTCACCGCCCGTGCGGCAAAGGTTGCGGCTGAAGCGTGCAAAAGGGAAGGAAAACCGGTCTCCCTGCTGGTACTCAAAACCCTGTGGCCGGTGCCGGAAGCCCTGATCCGGCAAAAAGCGGAACGCTTCAGACGCATTGTCGTGGCGGAGATGAACCTGGGGCAGTACGTCAGAGAAATCGAGCGGCTTCTGCCCGGAAAAAACATTCAGTTTTACGGTCAGATGGACGGCAACCTGATTCCGCCGTCCCGGATCAGGGAGGTCATTTCCCATGAATAG
- a CDS encoding thiamine pyrophosphate-dependent enzyme, with amino-acid sequence MNSLLNSERPPVFCPGCSHDRVTQALDQALQSMNLSGNRVAIVSDIGCSGLFDTFFNTHALHGLHGRALTYATGLKMARPELHVIVTMGDGGLGIGGAHLLAACRRNLDLTLLVLNNFNYGMTGGQCSATTPPEAQVSSGFLNRLENPIDVCRIAGPAGAGYVTRVSTYQKDLPARLEKAMAFDGFSLVDIWGMCPGRYTRRNKLTPGAIEDALGALPPADGPADAGAGKEYGRHYREIAAGMKPVPPPAKIEAQFTPPRTERQEIVILGRAGQRIITAGELLGLAGITAGLRATQKNDYPVTVLRGHSVSELVLSGQPIGYTGIGQPDVIIALADEGVARRKKMLEGLTGNPLIIRASGVELPPCDAQITEADFRARKIRSSDWALAALALLAGHGRIITTEMLKAALGIRFKTAVRDTALELVDRVQAG; translated from the coding sequence ATGAATAGTCTGCTGAACAGCGAAAGACCGCCTGTGTTCTGCCCCGGCTGTTCCCACGACCGGGTGACACAGGCCCTGGATCAGGCCCTTCAGTCCATGAACCTCAGCGGTAACCGCGTGGCGATTGTGAGCGACATCGGCTGCTCCGGGCTTTTCGACACCTTTTTCAACACCCATGCCCTGCACGGCCTTCATGGCCGCGCCCTGACCTATGCCACCGGCCTGAAGATGGCCCGCCCGGAGCTGCATGTCATCGTCACCATGGGTGACGGCGGCCTGGGCATCGGCGGGGCACATCTGCTGGCCGCCTGCCGCCGCAATCTCGACCTCACCCTCCTGGTACTCAACAATTTCAATTACGGCATGACCGGCGGCCAGTGTTCCGCCACCACGCCGCCGGAGGCACAGGTCAGCTCCGGCTTTCTGAACCGGCTGGAAAATCCCATTGACGTATGCCGGATCGCGGGGCCGGCAGGTGCGGGATATGTGACCCGCGTATCGACCTATCAGAAGGATCTGCCCGCCCGGCTGGAAAAGGCGATGGCGTTTGACGGTTTTTCCCTTGTGGATATATGGGGAATGTGTCCGGGCCGTTACACCCGGCGAAACAAGCTGACCCCCGGCGCCATTGAGGACGCCCTGGGCGCGCTGCCACCCGCTGACGGCCCTGCGGACGCCGGGGCAGGAAAGGAATACGGACGCCATTACCGGGAAATCGCCGCAGGCATGAAACCGGTTCCGCCGCCCGCAAAGATTGAAGCACAGTTCACCCCGCCCCGGACCGAACGGCAGGAAATTGTGATTCTGGGGCGTGCCGGGCAGCGGATCATCACGGCCGGGGAGCTTCTGGGGCTGGCAGGCATCACCGCAGGGCTTCGGGCCACACAGAAAAACGACTACCCCGTCACCGTACTCCGGGGCCACTCCGTCAGCGAACTGGTGCTGTCCGGGCAGCCCATCGGCTATACGGGAATCGGGCAGCCGGATGTGATTATAGCCTTGGCTGATGAGGGGGTGGCCCGGCGGAAGAAAATGCTGGAAGGTCTGACCGGGAATCCGCTGATCATCCGGGCCAGCGGGGTGGAGCTGCCCCCCTGCGACGCGCAGATCACCGAGGCGGATTTCAGAGCCCGGAAAATCAGATCATCGGACTGGGCCCTGGCCGCCCTGGCGCTTCTGGCCGGGCACGGCAGAATTATCACGACGGAGATGCTGAAGGCGGCTCTCGGCATCCGTTTCAAAACGGCGGTCCGTGATACGGCCCTTGAGCTGGTGGACCGGGTTCAGGCAGGCTGA
- a CDS encoding HD-GYP domain-containing protein, whose amino-acid sequence MEPYPVQLLVDEQETHLALLSHLTQTVKSRDQNTGGHLTRVSRYSVLLAGKMGLAPDEIQNICYAALMHDVGKIWIPDYILLKQGRLTSKEFDVMKTHTTIGASLLDTPHSEVLKFARWVALHHHEKWNGQGYPGGLSGRDIPPAARIIALADVFDALTSERPYKPAGPAAIAAEIIEQECGRHFDPDVVDVFINNIEQMLTIAEEEEPPK is encoded by the coding sequence ATGGAACCATATCCGGTACAACTTTTGGTTGACGAACAGGAAACCCATCTTGCACTCCTCAGCCATCTGACGCAAACTGTGAAAAGCAGGGATCAGAATACAGGGGGGCATCTGACCCGCGTCAGTCGTTACAGCGTCCTGCTTGCCGGAAAGATGGGACTGGCTCCCGATGAAATTCAGAACATCTGCTATGCCGCACTTATGCATGATGTCGGAAAGATCTGGATTCCCGATTATATCCTGCTCAAGCAGGGTCGCCTGACCTCCAAAGAATTTGATGTGATGAAGACCCACACCACAATCGGCGCATCACTCCTTGACACACCACATTCCGAAGTGCTGAAATTCGCCCGCTGGGTTGCCCTGCATCACCATGAAAAATGGAATGGGCAGGGATATCCCGGAGGGTTATCCGGCAGGGATATTCCCCCTGCGGCCCGGATTATTGCCCTGGCCGATGTGTTTGACGCGCTCACATCCGAACGTCCGTACAAACCCGCCGGTCCCGCAGCCATTGCGGCTGAAATAATAGAACAGGAATGCGGCAGGCATTTTGATCCGGATGTGGTCGATGTCTTCATCAACAATATCGAACAGATGTTAACGATTGCAGAGGAAGAGGAGCCTCCGAAATAA
- the fabF gene encoding beta-ketoacyl-ACP synthase II, giving the protein MSRRVVITGLGLVTPVGIGVEETWAGLCAGKSGIGEITRFDTSAYQVKIAGEVRGFRAEDYLPKKEARRMQPFIAYAIAAARMAAEDSGLKIDSANENRIGVLTGCGLGGLGILEENARIIREKGPRRVSPFFIPMMIGNMAPGMISIHLGAKGPNASVATACAAGTHAVGDAYKIVREGAADGMITGGVESVITPTCIAGFSAMKALSTRNEDPQKASRPFERDRDGFVVGEGAGMMIIETLEGALARGAKIYAEIVGYGMSGDGYHMTSPPPGGDGAVRCMQAAIDDAGIACEQIDYINAHGTSTPLNDLYETRAVKTLFGDHARALAISSTKSMTGHLLGGAGGVESVFTALSIHHKIIPPTINFENPGEECDLDYVPNVARQADITYAMSNSFGFGGTNASVILKKYSD; this is encoded by the coding sequence TTGAGCAGGCGGGTTGTTATTACGGGGTTAGGACTGGTGACGCCGGTGGGTATCGGCGTGGAAGAGACATGGGCAGGGCTGTGTGCCGGGAAATCGGGAATCGGTGAGATTACCCGGTTTGACACATCGGCCTATCAGGTCAAAATTGCCGGAGAGGTCAGAGGGTTCAGGGCGGAAGATTATCTGCCGAAAAAAGAGGCCCGACGGATGCAGCCGTTTATCGCTTACGCCATTGCCGCAGCGCGAATGGCGGCCGAGGATTCCGGGCTGAAGATCGACAGTGCCAATGAGAACCGGATCGGGGTGCTGACCGGATGCGGTCTGGGCGGCCTGGGGATACTGGAGGAAAACGCCCGGATTATCCGGGAGAAGGGGCCCCGGCGGGTGAGTCCGTTTTTTATTCCCATGATGATCGGAAATATGGCACCGGGTATGATTTCCATCCATCTGGGCGCCAAGGGACCGAACGCTTCGGTTGCCACTGCCTGTGCCGCCGGAACCCATGCGGTCGGCGATGCCTATAAAATTGTCCGGGAAGGCGCGGCCGATGGCATGATCACCGGCGGAGTGGAATCTGTCATCACGCCCACCTGTATCGCCGGTTTCAGTGCCATGAAGGCGCTTTCCACACGGAACGAAGATCCGCAAAAGGCCTCACGTCCCTTTGAAAGGGACCGGGACGGCTTTGTGGTGGGCGAAGGTGCGGGAATGATGATCATCGAGACCCTTGAGGGCGCATTGGCACGGGGGGCGAAGATCTACGCCGAGATCGTGGGATATGGCATGAGCGGAGACGGATACCACATGACATCACCGCCTCCGGGGGGCGATGGGGCTGTCCGGTGTATGCAGGCCGCCATTGACGATGCGGGAATTGCCTGTGAGCAGATCGACTATATCAACGCCCACGGCACCTCAACGCCGCTCAACGATCTGTACGAGACGCGGGCGGTCAAGACCCTTTTCGGGGATCACGCACGGGCACTTGCCATCAGCTCGACAAAATCCATGACCGGGCATCTGCTGGGCGGTGCCGGGGGGGTGGAGTCGGTGTTCACGGCCCTGAGTATTCATCACAAAATAATTCCGCCCACCATTAACTTTGAAAATCCGGGCGAAGAGTGCGATCTGGATTATGTGCCGAATGTGGCCCGACAGGCTGATATTACTTATGCCATGAGCAATTCTTTCGGATTCGGCGGAACCAACGCATCCGTTATTCTGAAGAAATACAGCGACTGA